The Synchiropus splendidus isolate RoL2022-P1 chromosome 5, RoL_Sspl_1.0, whole genome shotgun sequence DNA window AATACCAATATGCATCTTTTTGGCTAACTTTACGTTTCAGTTGGTTTCTTCTTATTTGTGCAGTTAAATCTTCTATTGAGGATGATCAAAAACCTGAGGGGGAGAAACTGAAAACACTTTATACCTGATAAGTTTGGGTGATCTGATGAGGAAAAAGACATCTCTAAAGTCTACATTTTAGTCACTCAGACAATAAAAGTTGCCAACTGACCAGTGTGGAGGATGTTCTTGAGGATATCTCTGGGTGTTCCTTCATAAGTGAAGGTGACGGAAGCAGACTCGGGTGAGTTTCCTCTTCCATCATGGCCGAATGCAGCTTTCTTTTTAGACGCTGGCAGGGATGTTCTCGATATACTCTGTATAGGATGTATACAAGTTACAGAACTTGCAAGTTACCCACAAGTAAGAGAGAAACTATCCTTACCTTGTGAATGTTATCTCTCATGCTGCGCCTCAAGATGTCCTGAGGAGTTCTTGGAGTCGCAGCTTTGACCCTGGACTTGCTGCTCGACTGGGGCTGATGTTTGACTGCATTTCCCTGAGCCTTCGAGGCACTAAAAAGGCATTTGACGGTTTTGAAATTGATTCAAGGATAAGAAGAACAACAGTATTCCTTGCAAAAATGCTAATATGCAGAGGAGTGAATCGTCGCTAGGGTAGGTTGCTGGTTGGATGTTTATATTAGTCCACgtttatatacaatatatacataacgtgtgtgtgtgtaatatctGGATAACTACAGCGTTAATGTGACATGTCAAACTTGGTAAGACAGACTAATGTTGCTGCTGGGTATTGCTGGTGGGTGTGTGGGGCTATTGATTAGTAAGTCCTTGTTTCTTACCTGCGGGTGATCGGGGTTCGCACAGGCTCGGTCGTCAGGATGTGTTTCAGCAAGACGCGAGCAGACAGGTCTTCGGTTGGATCCATGTTGACGATAGTTCGAAGTAGGTTAAAATGACTATCTTTAGCTACCCACGGCTTGTATGAAAACCcttcacacaaaaatacacacgACACTTAAAAACGGACCGGTCATTGCGTTGGAAAGTAGACGCCGTTTCACCTCAGTTAAGAGTTATCCGTTGATGATTCAAACAGATGGAAGTTATCCCGCGTCAAGTAACATATCGCGAGAGTTGCGTCTTCTTCTGTGATGAAAGAAGGCATCattactgccccctgctggagagaATCTTTTACAGCCTATAATTATTGTATTGCCTTGTGTTTGCACAATGTGTACATGTTGATTCCCAGAAGAATCATCATGTACACATTGACCATTTCATTCATGAAATTACATATAAGTGGATCTTCTTTGGGTGTTTCCACCAGTCGTTGTGGCCACAGCAAGTTATCCTCCGCCATCTTATTCTGTCTTGTGCATCTCAATCCTCTTCCTGACCTCCGTTGCCACATCCATAAACCTCAGTTGTTGTCTTCTTTCTCTCACTCGGTACTTCCTTGGTGATGGTGTGCATTACGTATTTAAAGGCAGTTAAGGTCTGCACACCTCATAATGGGGCTCAACAAAATGAGATCATGTCATCAAAATTTTAGGGATGGAAGTTTGAAAATAAACCAATGAACCACATGTAAAATTGTGATCATAATATATGAGCCATGGTAAAGGTTTTCTGATACATGAATATTGTAGATCTTCAagcaaaaaatgtgtttccataCCTTTCATACCTAGAGTGATGCACAACATCTCACATGGTATTCTGACAAGTCACTGTTGTATTATTCAATTTTCGTGCCCAGTTTAGGCAAAAACATGGAAGAACTATTCACGTCTTCATAAAATGTGCATATAATGATTTAACATAAACCAATCAATCAAGAAACAATGACTGTCATCTCACAAGTAATCAATGCACTTttggtttacatttttttcaacttcagctgcaaaaaaaatgtggcaAGCAGATAGTTGAGATCACTTTAataaattacaacatatcacaGACAAAAATACTTTGCTTGTTCAGTAAAACAGGATGTGGCCTGCTTTAGCCATACAGAAACTGATTTGACAGTTGTGTATGATCCCTCCCTTGCGCCATCACAATCACTCATCActctgtaatttatttattgatttattgaaaGTGATACTTGGTAAAAGTGCAAAGGTTCGGCACACTGAAAGAACACACAGATTAAAGCTGTCAGCATGACGCTGATCTAGAAGTCAGGCCTGTCCTTCTTCAGCTTGGAGTAGTCCATGTTCACTGTGAAAAGCtgcagacacaaacatgcatttattatcgttcctttttttaattgcaaataaaaacatgacgtATGAACTAAGCAGTATCCTTACTTTGTACTGCTGAGTGACGTCCATTTTGTTCCAGGGTTCAGGGTTGTTGGTACGATCCCATCTGTACACAGTTAAACGTGGGTTGGTCACACAACCATGGACACAGAATtttgacattgattcatttcTGGTGTAGCATGAGACTTACGAGACATCTGGGTTCTTCAGAGCAAGTCGGGCCAAGTACAACATGCTCATGGTTGTTCCTCCACCAATGAAGACGAAGAGGGGGATTAACTGCAGAGACATATGGATGGACATCATTAAAATCAAGCTGTTTTTTCCCCCATAGTTTCATTTATAAGAGTTCACAGTGTA harbors:
- the LOC128759207 gene encoding cytochrome c oxidase subunit NDUFA4-like: MPTILGTVAKQLKSHPALIPLFVFIGGGTTMSMLYLARLALKNPDVSWDRTNNPEPWNKMDVTQQYKLFTVNMDYSKLKKDRPDF